In a genomic window of Candidatus Neomarinimicrobiota bacterium:
- a CDS encoding VCBS repeat-containing protein: MDVFQQNNQTAFTSIHYHMYWPGSDPYWTYNTIDPLARMQFYPNESGMWVPYAAIDGMYDLNSLSGEFNVDDWEARITENATDTAPLAISVTGDMNYQGEGYLDVTLTPETGAEGDHTLQVVLVEDGLYFMGSNGYPDHDAVMRHMFPSFEGTPISLEAGVEFNISIDLQITQNFAMENCRLVVFVQSSDKTILNAATFDVTDLTPINVPKLLGATQELFVVDENDDGKLNPGESTNFAVTVLNQCDWAEAVGTTGYLSSTSPYVTITDSVGSYDPIESCNTGTNTTDMYAFSISEDAPVITEMAFSLRLTSNQDGAVPYETTIPLTVSIDMFQNHFPVDIAYGVVSGSAVVDLNNDGNLEVVFGGLDSMLHVITLDGSEFTGFPFMADSKITSAPAIGDIDNDGSLEIVFASLSGGIYVVQANGTGELVSQAVNNILGTPAIDDLDGDGDLEIVTAGFGYDLVAIHHDGSPLTGFPLIIEGERMEGAAGIADIDGDGSKDIIVGTKGDFLHVFDASGNSLAGFPIDVGSDIKTPPVITDLTGDGTLEIITGQRSGIVYALTRSGAVLWTHQLAAVPILTAPAVFDYNQDGLMETVYVLPDGRVSVLDHGGNMLDGWPQTLATTCYSSPILADITGDDIPEIILGDDSNDLYAFNIDGTLLPNFPMTMGSRVHCAATIADLDLDGNMEIIVGTDAGLSIVDIPEVSQVGPNWFTSRGNYKRTGYFPNNIASSIEAPITPGVLTLSQNYPNPFNPTTSLEFGIPEASQTSLSIFDVRGHEVTRLIDGNLAPGNYSLLWSSLDQGGNSVAAGIYFARIQTATGEQVIKMTLLK; encoded by the coding sequence AACAGCTTTTACATCTATTCACTACCATATGTACTGGCCAGGTAGTGATCCTTATTGGACCTATAATACCATCGATCCATTGGCACGCATGCAGTTCTATCCCAATGAGAGTGGTATGTGGGTTCCCTATGCGGCTATCGATGGGATGTATGACTTAAATAGTCTCTCTGGTGAATTCAACGTAGATGACTGGGAAGCGCGGATCACTGAGAATGCCACGGACACTGCTCCTCTGGCTATATCAGTCACAGGCGATATGAATTATCAAGGCGAGGGTTATCTGGATGTCACCCTGACCCCTGAAACCGGGGCAGAAGGAGATCATACACTCCAGGTGGTTCTGGTGGAAGATGGTTTATATTTCATGGGATCGAATGGTTATCCAGATCATGATGCCGTTATGCGCCACATGTTTCCAAGTTTTGAAGGTACTCCTATAAGCTTGGAAGCAGGCGTTGAATTCAACATATCTATCGATTTGCAAATAACTCAAAATTTTGCAATGGAGAATTGCCGTCTGGTTGTCTTCGTACAGAGCTCCGATAAAACAATTCTAAATGCAGCTACTTTTGATGTCACAGACTTGACCCCTATCAATGTTCCAAAATTGTTGGGTGCGACTCAGGAGTTGTTTGTTGTCGATGAAAATGATGATGGGAAGCTCAATCCTGGCGAATCTACCAACTTTGCAGTAACTGTTTTAAACCAGTGTGATTGGGCTGAGGCAGTTGGAACCACAGGCTATCTATCCAGCACCAGCCCCTATGTTACCATTACCGATAGTGTAGGATCCTACGATCCCATCGAATCTTGTAATACTGGCACCAACACAACTGATATGTATGCTTTTAGCATTTCCGAAGATGCTCCTGTAATAACTGAGATGGCTTTCAGTCTGCGGTTGACATCCAATCAAGATGGTGCTGTACCCTATGAAACAACCATACCCCTTACGGTAAGCATAGATATGTTCCAGAATCACTTTCCAGTAGATATCGCGTATGGTGTTGTAAGTGGAAGTGCCGTGGTAGACCTCAATAATGATGGAAACCTGGAGGTGGTCTTTGGTGGTCTGGATAGCATGCTCCATGTCATAACGCTGGACGGATCTGAATTTACCGGATTCCCATTCATGGCGGATAGTAAGATTACTTCAGCACCGGCTATTGGGGATATTGATAATGATGGCAGTCTGGAAATTGTTTTCGCTTCCTTGAGTGGCGGTATTTATGTCGTCCAGGCAAATGGAACTGGTGAATTGGTATCTCAAGCAGTGAACAATATTCTTGGAACACCGGCCATTGATGATCTGGATGGTGATGGCGATCTTGAAATTGTTACGGCAGGTTTTGGTTACGACCTCGTGGCCATTCACCACGATGGCTCTCCTCTGACAGGCTTCCCTTTAATAATTGAGGGTGAACGGATGGAAGGCGCTGCAGGTATTGCCGATATTGATGGCGATGGTTCCAAGGACATCATCGTAGGTACCAAGGGTGACTTCTTACATGTCTTTGATGCAAGTGGTAATAGTCTTGCGGGATTCCCCATTGATGTGGGAAGTGATATTAAAACACCTCCTGTTATAACTGATCTTACCGGGGACGGAACCCTGGAGATTATTACTGGTCAAAGAAGCGGTATTGTTTACGCCCTGACTAGGTCCGGCGCTGTATTATGGACCCACCAACTTGCAGCCGTTCCCATTTTGACTGCACCGGCAGTCTTTGATTATAACCAGGATGGCCTCATGGAAACCGTTTACGTCTTGCCCGATGGTCGTGTTAGTGTTCTGGATCATGGTGGAAATATGCTGGATGGTTGGCCTCAGACCCTGGCAACTACCTGCTACAGCTCACCAATTCTCGCGGATATCACTGGCGATGATATACCTGAGATCATTCTCGGGGATGATTCCAACGACCTCTATGCCTTCAATATTGATGGTACACTCCTGCCAAACTTTCCCATGACCATGGGATCACGTGTGCATTGTGCAGCTACAATCGCAGATTTGGATCTCGATGGCAATATGGAAATCATTGTTGGAACGGATGCTGGGCTAAGCATTGTTGATATACCGGAAGTCAGCCAGGTTGGTCCCAATTGGTTTACCTCGCGGGGAAATTATAAAAGAACTGGATATTTCCCCAACAACATAGCGAGCTCTATTGAGGCACCCATCACTCCTGGAGTTTTGACATTATCTCAAAATTACCCAAATCCTTTTAACCCGACTACTTCACTTGAGTTTGGGATTCCAGAAGCTTCACAAACAAGCTTGTCAATATTTGATGTGCGTGGTCATGAAGTGACCAGATTGATTGATGGAAATCTGGCACCTGGAAATTACTCATTACTCTGGAGTAGCCTGGATCAAGGGGGCAATTCGGTAGCAGCAGGTATTTACTTTGCGCGCATCCAAACTGCTACTGGCGAACAAGTTATCAAGATGACACTCCTCAAATAG